One Candidatus Sulfurimonas baltica DNA segment encodes these proteins:
- a CDS encoding ABC transporter ATP-binding protein — protein MIELKNITKKYEINKNNIITAIDNINLSIKEGELVVLRGPSGSGKSTILSLIAALSKPTSGEVIVDKKRISKLSDDFASDFRRDNIGFIFQKYNLLANLSVKENIILPLIPMNLHVDVIEQKLSRVLDMFHIEHKKDILVKNLSGGEQQRVAIARAYINEPKIILADEPTANLDKNLSLAFIAILKELKAQGRTVVIATHDPVFFTLDIVDREIEINQGVIS, from the coding sequence ATGATTGAGTTGAAAAATATAACTAAAAAATATGAAATAAATAAAAACAATATTATAACGGCAATAGATAATATAAACTTATCTATTAAAGAAGGTGAATTGGTCGTTTTAAGAGGTCCAAGCGGAAGTGGAAAAAGTACTATTTTATCACTTATTGCAGCTCTTAGTAAGCCTACTAGCGGAGAAGTTATTGTTGATAAAAAAAGAATCTCTAAACTATCAGATGATTTTGCATCAGATTTCAGGCGTGACAACATAGGTTTTATTTTTCAAAAGTATAATCTTCTTGCAAATCTTAGTGTTAAAGAAAATATTATTCTTCCTCTTATCCCGATGAATCTACATGTAGATGTTATTGAGCAAAAACTATCAAGAGTTTTAGACATGTTTCATATAGAGCATAAAAAAGATATTCTAGTTAAAAATTTGTCCGGCGGGGAACAGCAAAGGGTAGCCATAGCTCGCGCATATATCAATGAACCTAAAATAATTTTAGCTGATGAGCCAACTGCAAACTTGGACAAGAATCTTTCACTTGCATTTATAGCGATATTAAAAGAGCTAAAAGCTCAAGGGAGAACAGTTGTTATAGCTACACATGACCCTGTCTTTTTTACCCTTGATATAGTCGATAGAGAGATAGAAATAAACCAAGGCGTAATTAGCTAA
- the ftsZ gene encoding cell division protein FtsZ, giving the protein MEAFLIEETSSTSGARIIAVGVGGGGGNMIGHMLKEGVKGIEMMLINTDAQALSKSEATSKIQIGVKLTKGLGAGMKPAVGEDSAVENYDEIKNALSGADIVFISAGLGGGTGTGAAPIVAKIAKEVGALTISVVTKPFTFEGPKRLKLAEAGLNELKKESDSIVVIPNDKLLSIIDRKLGLKDSFKIVDSVLAQAVSGTSGIILSNSENDINLDFADLKTVMGHKGMALMGVGEHEGENAAYEAIKAAIESPLLDNMSINGAMGVLVHFNMHPNFPMMEISDAMIVVQESAHDDAEVIFGTSTDETLPENYMKITIVATGFEKDLTNNENFVSETPSPVIKARPRIVVGGDFNSDELDFPSFMRRQQD; this is encoded by the coding sequence ATGGAAGCATTTTTAATTGAAGAAACAAGTAGTACAAGTGGTGCAAGAATAATCGCAGTCGGAGTTGGCGGAGGCGGTGGAAATATGATTGGTCACATGCTTAAAGAGGGTGTTAAAGGCATAGAGATGATGCTTATAAATACAGATGCTCAAGCACTAAGTAAATCAGAAGCTACTTCAAAAATACAAATAGGCGTTAAACTGACAAAGGGTCTTGGCGCTGGGATGAAACCTGCTGTTGGTGAAGACTCTGCTGTTGAAAATTATGATGAAATCAAGAATGCTCTTAGTGGCGCTGACATTGTATTTATTTCTGCAGGTCTTGGTGGCGGAACAGGAACTGGTGCTGCCCCAATAGTTGCAAAAATTGCTAAAGAAGTTGGTGCGTTAACTATCTCTGTTGTAACAAAACCTTTTACATTTGAAGGCCCAAAAAGATTAAAACTTGCAGAAGCTGGACTAAATGAGCTTAAAAAAGAGAGTGATTCTATAGTTGTTATACCAAATGACAAACTACTATCTATTATTGATAGAAAACTGGGATTAAAAGATAGTTTTAAAATTGTTGATAGTGTTTTGGCTCAAGCTGTTAGCGGAACATCTGGAATTATTCTCTCCAATAGTGAAAATGACATCAACCTTGACTTTGCAGACCTAAAAACTGTTATGGGACACAAAGGAATGGCACTAATGGGTGTTGGAGAGCATGAGGGTGAAAATGCTGCTTATGAAGCTATTAAAGCAGCTATTGAGTCTCCTCTTCTTGACAATATGTCAATAAACGGTGCTATGGGTGTATTAGTTCACTTTAACATGCATCCAAACTTTCCTATGATGGAAATATCTGATGCTATGATTGTAGTTCAAGAGAGCGCACATGATGATGCTGAAGTTATATTTGGTACTTCAACTGATGAAACATTGCCTGAGAACTATATGAAAATAACAATAGTAGCAACTGGTTTTGAAAAAGACTTAACAAACAATGAAAATTTTGTTAGTGAAACTCCTTCTCCGGTAATTAAAGCTCGCCCTAGAATAGTTGTTGGTGGTGATTTTAATAGTGATGAATTAGATTTTCCATCTTTTATGAGAAGACAACAAGACTAA
- the ftsA gene encoding cell division protein FtsA, which translates to MSRTVLAIDIGSTKICAIIAEIGDDNSIAITGAGISKAQGLKKGSITNIELASKSIRTAVSDAKRVSGSDVKTAIVSISGAYTKSLNSNGIVNIQNKEISFKEIEKVMQTSLYNANIPNEFEVLHALPFNFKVDDQDFIEDPLGMNASRLEVDTHIITTQKSNLNNLKKAVRGAGIEVENIVLNSYASSIATLNEDEKALGVALIDMGGNTSNIIIHSGNSIRYNDFLGVASNHVTSDLSMALHTPLNVADSVKLNYGSLLTPSNDLIELPIIGDETTTHEVSLEVVHNVIYARVEETLMILAQFIENSGLKDQIGAGVVLTGGFSQMEGIRDLAVATFGSIPVRIAKPKEMDGLFNNLRSAEYSSAIGLVMYAASSYTQYEIDVNKRVRHSNEEHIQNSSVDFSDDSDIPTPPSPDETKRDRMISISSNKEKKSDEAGTFSKFWNWATQLF; encoded by the coding sequence TTGAGTAGAACTGTTTTAGCCATTGATATTGGCTCAACAAAAATATGTGCAATTATAGCCGAGATAGGTGATGATAATTCAATTGCCATCACTGGTGCTGGAATCTCTAAGGCTCAAGGTCTTAAAAAGGGAAGCATTACCAATATAGAGTTAGCATCAAAATCAATAAGAACTGCAGTTAGCGATGCTAAAAGAGTCTCGGGAAGTGATGTTAAAACTGCTATTGTCTCAATTTCTGGTGCTTACACAAAAAGTTTAAACTCAAACGGAATAGTAAATATCCAAAACAAAGAAATAAGCTTTAAAGAGATAGAAAAAGTAATGCAAACTTCTCTGTATAACGCTAACATACCAAATGAGTTTGAAGTACTTCATGCACTACCTTTCAATTTCAAAGTAGATGACCAAGACTTTATAGAAGATCCACTTGGGATGAATGCTTCAAGACTTGAAGTAGATACACATATAATCACTACTCAAAAATCTAATCTTAACAATTTAAAAAAAGCTGTACGCGGAGCTGGGATTGAAGTAGAAAACATTGTTTTAAATAGCTATGCCTCATCTATTGCTACACTAAACGAAGATGAAAAAGCATTAGGCGTTGCTCTCATAGATATGGGTGGAAATACAAGTAATATTATTATCCATTCAGGTAACTCAATTAGATACAATGACTTCCTTGGCGTTGCATCTAACCACGTTACGAGCGATTTATCTATGGCACTACACACACCGCTTAATGTTGCTGACAGCGTAAAGCTAAATTATGGTTCATTACTTACTCCAAGCAATGATCTAATTGAGCTACCTATCATTGGGGATGAAACAACTACTCATGAAGTCTCTTTAGAAGTTGTGCATAATGTTATATATGCAAGAGTTGAAGAAACCTTAATGATTTTAGCACAGTTCATAGAGAACAGTGGTCTAAAAGATCAGATAGGTGCCGGTGTAGTTTTAACTGGTGGCTTTTCCCAAATGGAAGGTATAAGAGATTTAGCAGTAGCAACTTTTGGCTCTATCCCCGTTCGTATTGCAAAGCCTAAGGAGATGGATGGTCTTTTTAATAATCTTCGCTCAGCGGAATACTCAAGTGCAATTGGACTAGTTATGTACGCTGCATCATCATATACACAATATGAGATAGATGTAAACAAAAGAGTTCGACATTCAAACGAGGAACATATACAAAATAGTAGTGTAGATTTTAGTGATGATTCAGATATTCCAACTCCTCCATCACCGGATGAAACAAAAAGAGATAGGATGATTTCCATCTCTTCTAATAAAGAAAAAAAGAGTGACGAAGCAGGAACATTTAGTAAATTTTGGAACTGGGCAACCCAGTTATTTTAA
- a CDS encoding peptidylprolyl isomerase, protein MITWMQRHKKWLIITIWISTIAFVGAGFVGWGQYSYGDKAGAVAKVGNVEITMGELQKSYSNLYNQYSQMFQGNFDEEKAKSFGLKSQALRQLTQQALILNLAKSYNLEISDNELLERIKTQEYFFKDGVFDKEVYKQALSRNNLTLKDYETDVKKELLIEKAYNLISTDARDSELKIINTIENIADKINYKLLSVKDINIETSDELLKSFWEGIKNSFMTEISYEIKFIKQSKISKEFDSNTINEYYNENKTHFKDIDGKILSLENAKDKITEELNAKETKKEALRAYVAYKKGTLENADVKSSTISVSNNPFNSDVITNISKLTTTSPFLKPILVGEDYYTFELVKTNPAEVKSYAEAKADVLPLYVEEQKRSKLLELAKNSVDTFSGYKTSFITATDADKLTNLELKDANEFLSKLFISQEKRGFIALENGNIVIYNILEQKLLDKTNTNKENPIVRLKSAMFNEGLIKKLQNKYKTEIFIQGL, encoded by the coding sequence ATGATTACATGGATGCAGAGACATAAAAAATGGCTCATAATTACAATTTGGATTTCTACAATAGCTTTTGTCGGAGCAGGTTTTGTTGGCTGGGGACAATATAGCTATGGTGACAAGGCTGGCGCAGTTGCCAAAGTTGGAAACGTAGAGATAACTATGGGTGAGCTACAAAAAAGCTACTCAAACCTATACAATCAATATAGCCAAATGTTTCAAGGGAACTTTGATGAAGAAAAGGCTAAAAGTTTTGGACTCAAATCTCAAGCACTGAGACAACTCACTCAACAAGCTCTTATATTAAACCTTGCAAAGTCTTATAATCTTGAGATTAGTGATAATGAGCTACTTGAGAGAATTAAAACACAAGAGTACTTCTTTAAAGATGGTGTTTTTGACAAAGAGGTGTATAAACAAGCACTATCTAGAAACAATTTAACTCTTAAAGATTATGAAACTGATGTAAAAAAAGAGTTATTAATTGAAAAAGCTTATAATTTAATTTCTACTGATGCTAGAGATAGTGAACTGAAAATAATTAACACAATTGAAAATATAGCTGATAAAATCAACTATAAACTTTTAAGTGTAAAAGACATAAATATTGAAACTTCAGATGAGCTATTGAAGTCTTTCTGGGAAGGTATAAAAAACAGTTTTATGACTGAGATTAGCTATGAGATTAAATTTATCAAGCAGTCAAAAATTTCAAAAGAGTTTGATTCAAATACAATAAATGAATACTACAATGAAAATAAAACCCACTTTAAAGACATTGATGGGAAAATTTTATCATTAGAAAATGCAAAAGATAAAATTACTGAAGAGTTGAATGCTAAAGAGACAAAGAAAGAGGCTCTAAGAGCATATGTAGCATATAAAAAAGGAACCTTGGAAAATGCTGATGTTAAAAGCTCAACTATCTCTGTGTCAAATAATCCATTTAACAGTGATGTTATAACAAATATATCAAAATTAACTACGACATCACCATTCTTAAAACCTATTTTAGTTGGGGAAGATTATTATACTTTTGAATTGGTTAAAACTAATCCGGCAGAAGTTAAAAGCTATGCTGAAGCTAAAGCTGATGTTTTGCCGCTTTATGTAGAGGAGCAAAAACGATCTAAATTATTAGAATTAGCAAAAAACTCAGTTGATACATTTAGTGGCTATAAAACAAGTTTTATAACAGCTACAGATGCAGACAAACTAACAAACTTAGAGCTAAAAGATGCAAATGAATTTTTAAGTAAACTATTTATTTCCCAAGAGAAGAGAGGATTTATTGCATTAGAAAATGGAAATATTGTTATCTATAACATCTTGGAACAAAAACTGCTTGATAAAACTAACACTAATAAAGAAAATCCTATTGTTAGATTAAAAAGTGCTATGTTTAATGAAGGCTTGATTAAAAAGTTACAAAACAAGTACAAGACAGAGATTTTCATCCAAGGACTCTAA
- a CDS encoding adenosylmethionine--8-amino-7-oxononanoate transaminase has product MNNLELKNRDLDVLWHPCTQMKDHETLPLIPIKKAHGVYLEDFEGNKFIDAISSWWVNIFGHTNSYINEKIKNQLDTLEHVILAGFTHEQVVRLSERLVKLTPDGLDKCFYSDNGSSAVEVALKMSFHAHKNDGKDGKDIFVSLTNSYHGETIGALSVGDVELYKETYEPLLLKTIQTPVPKDMSIESAREAAKEFEKLCKQRSSEISAIILEPLVQGAGYMHMYHPEFLVLVRDICDRYDVHLIADEVMVGFGRTGELFACEKAKITPDFIVLSKGLTGGYLPLSVVLTSNEIYAKFYCDYSEHKAFLHSHSYTGNALACAAANATLDIFENDDVIEKNRVISKYMGEKLENFKKLKNVASVRQTGMICVVELKGYSSAERIGLKVYNYGLENGVLLRPLGHIVYFMPPYIITNQEIDKMMDTAYEAISLLP; this is encoded by the coding sequence ATGAATAATTTAGAGTTAAAAAATAGAGATTTGGATGTTTTATGGCATCCGTGTACACAGATGAAAGATCATGAAACCCTTCCTTTAATACCAATTAAAAAAGCACATGGAGTTTATTTAGAAGATTTTGAGGGTAATAAATTTATTGATGCTATCAGCAGTTGGTGGGTTAATATATTTGGGCATACAAACAGCTATATAAATGAAAAAATAAAAAATCAGTTGGATACTCTAGAACATGTTATATTAGCAGGTTTTACACATGAGCAGGTAGTGAGATTATCTGAGAGGTTAGTAAAACTAACGCCGGATGGTTTGGACAAATGTTTTTATTCAGACAATGGTTCAAGTGCTGTAGAAGTAGCGTTAAAGATGAGTTTTCACGCTCATAAAAATGATGGTAAAGATGGCAAAGATATTTTTGTTTCACTAACAAACTCTTACCATGGTGAGACTATAGGAGCTTTAAGCGTCGGTGACGTAGAACTTTATAAAGAGACCTATGAGCCTCTGTTACTTAAAACAATACAAACTCCGGTACCTAAAGACATGAGCATAGAATCGGCAAGAGAAGCAGCCAAAGAGTTTGAAAAACTTTGTAAACAAAGGTCAAGTGAGATAAGTGCAATAATATTAGAGCCATTAGTTCAAGGTGCTGGGTATATGCACATGTATCATCCGGAATTTTTAGTTCTTGTTAGAGATATATGTGACAGATATGATGTTCACCTTATTGCCGATGAAGTTATGGTTGGTTTTGGAAGGACAGGGGAGTTGTTCGCATGTGAAAAAGCTAAAATAACACCTGACTTTATAGTTCTATCAAAAGGACTCACCGGTGGCTATCTGCCACTATCAGTTGTCCTTACTTCCAATGAAATATATGCAAAGTTTTATTGTGATTATAGTGAACATAAAGCATTCTTACACTCTCACAGCTACACAGGAAATGCTCTTGCTTGCGCAGCTGCAAATGCAACTCTTGACATATTTGAAAATGATGATGTTATAGAAAAAAACAGAGTAATATCAAAATATATGGGTGAAAAGCTTGAGAATTTTAAAAAGCTAAAAAATGTGGCATCAGTTAGACAAACTGGGATGATTTGCGTAGTAGAGTTAAAAGGGTATAGCTCGGCAGAGAGGATAGGATTAAAAGTTTATAATTATGGATTGGAAAATGGTGTTTTATTGCGACCACTTGGACATATAGTCTATTTTATGCCACCATATATCATAACAAATCAAGAGATTGACAAGATGATGGATACAGCCTATGAAGCTATATCGCTTCTCCCTTAG
- a CDS encoding class II aldolase and adducin N-terminal domain-containing protein: MNRENLKKKLSLLALSMFRKDFFGIYHGSLSAKTESNRFLINTKEAVFDSIDENLIELYFKKDYRWNQASIDANIHHSIYSQISDAKFICFTMPPFTTAYSLNHNMIIPKDYFGYKEIGSLLIVDPKQFDDWYDRAQSEIAYYFQSQKTDIMVIRGYGVYTFNRDLHEMAKKIAILEKSCRLLLLDGSVKDSTVD; this comes from the coding sequence ATGAATAGAGAAAATCTTAAAAAAAAGCTATCCTTACTAGCCCTTTCAATGTTTAGAAAAGATTTCTTCGGAATTTACCATGGTTCATTATCTGCCAAAACTGAATCAAACCGTTTCCTTATTAACACTAAAGAGGCTGTTTTTGATTCTATCGACGAAAATCTTATTGAGTTGTATTTTAAAAAAGACTATAGATGGAACCAGGCGAGTATTGATGCTAACATCCATCACAGCATTTACTCCCAAATTTCTGATGCTAAATTTATATGTTTTACTATGCCGCCTTTTACAACTGCCTATTCCCTAAATCATAATATGATAATTCCAAAAGATTACTTTGGATACAAAGAGATAGGTTCTCTACTAATAGTAGACCCAAAACAGTTTGACGACTGGTATGATAGAGCTCAGAGTGAAATTGCCTACTATTTTCAGAGTCAAAAAACGGATATTATGGTTATTAGAGGGTATGGTGTTTATACATTTAACAGAGACTTACATGAAATGGCTAAAAAAATCGCCATTCTAGAAAAGAGTTGTAGATTATTGCTTCTTGATGGCTCTGTCAAAGACTCTACTGTTGACTAA
- the dnaJ gene encoding molecular chaperone DnaJ has product MQDLSYYEILEVSQNADKATIKKAYRAMAKIYHPDKNPGDKEAEHKFKLCNEAYQCLSDDKQRGVYDRYGKEGLQGMGGGSRSSGGFDDLGSMFEEMFNGFGGGQSRRRQNPADVEKYNLDMNVDMYLSFNEAIFGCEKDIEFTYKNACKPCKGTGAKDGKLSTCKQCKGQGQVFIKQGFMTFSQTCPACQGVGSAPADTCKSCDGDGYKEERGNVTVKIPKGIDDGNRLRVSGKGNIGKRGTRGDLYVTFSVKPDKHFQREGNDVYIAIPVFFTQAVSGESLTIPSLTGELELKLDVGTKDKQHFTFRGEGIEDVHGHGKGNLIAQVNITYPTKLNDEQKELLQKLQESFGIESKPHEGVLDSAIEKMKSWFK; this is encoded by the coding sequence ATGCAAGATTTAAGCTATTACGAAATATTAGAAGTCTCACAAAATGCAGACAAAGCAACAATAAAAAAAGCCTATAGAGCAATGGCTAAGATTTACCATCCAGATAAAAATCCTGGCGATAAAGAGGCTGAGCATAAATTTAAATTATGCAACGAAGCTTATCAGTGCCTAAGTGATGATAAACAGCGTGGTGTCTATGACCGCTATGGAAAAGAGGGTCTACAAGGGATGGGCGGTGGAAGTCGTTCTTCTGGTGGCTTTGATGACTTAGGTTCAATGTTTGAAGAGATGTTTAATGGTTTTGGTGGTGGGCAGAGTCGTCGTCGTCAAAATCCTGCGGATGTGGAAAAATACAATCTTGACATGAATGTTGACATGTATCTTAGTTTCAATGAAGCTATTTTTGGTTGTGAAAAAGATATAGAGTTTACATATAAAAATGCTTGTAAGCCTTGTAAAGGTACTGGTGCTAAAGATGGAAAACTATCTACATGTAAGCAGTGTAAAGGTCAAGGTCAAGTTTTTATAAAACAGGGCTTTATGACTTTCTCTCAAACTTGTCCAGCATGTCAAGGTGTCGGGAGTGCTCCGGCTGATACATGTAAAAGTTGTGATGGGGACGGATACAAGGAAGAGCGCGGTAATGTTACTGTTAAAATTCCAAAAGGTATTGATGATGGAAATCGCCTAAGAGTATCTGGAAAAGGCAACATAGGCAAACGTGGCACAAGAGGCGACTTGTATGTTACTTTTAGCGTAAAACCTGATAAGCACTTTCAAAGAGAAGGTAATGATGTTTATATCGCTATTCCAGTCTTTTTTACCCAAGCTGTTTCTGGCGAGAGTTTAACAATACCTTCACTTACGGGTGAGCTAGAGTTAAAACTTGATGTTGGAACAAAAGACAAACAACACTTTACATTTAGAGGTGAAGGTATAGAAGATGTTCACGGACATGGAAAAGGAAACTTGATTGCTCAGGTGAACATAACATACCCGACAAAACTTAATGATGAACAAAAAGAGTTGTTACAAAAGCTTCAAGAATCTTTTGGAATTGAATCAAAACCACACGAAGGCGTACTAGACTCAGCTATAGAAAAAATGAAAAGCTGGTTTAAATAA
- the mltA gene encoding murein transglycosylase A yields the protein MKYNILFLIILIFFIGCTKSPDALLKSVPKTYLVKGSFDELPEYKKENYLVALDSFINSCKSEKTKKIYKDLCLRAEQASDPEIFLTNEFTPYEITMHNSKNNTLLTGYYEAHLNGSLVKKEPYVYPIYETPNDLVVIDLGAQYGELKNYRLRGRLTGNRVVPYYDREELHVKTLDANIICYTDSKVDLFFLEVQGSGRVTFENGETIFIGYDNQNGHKYSSIGKYLVQIGEISQEKISLQSIKEWFEKNPSRVDEVLNHNKSMVFFRQSRQEATGSLGLVLTPERSVAVDPSFIPLGSMLYLSAEINKKSVNRVVMAQDTGGAIKGSVRADMFLGFGDEAQEIAGELKSPLKLWILLPKNEIN from the coding sequence ATGAAATATAATATACTCTTTTTAATAATTCTGATATTTTTTATCGGTTGTACAAAATCTCCGGATGCACTGTTAAAAAGTGTACCCAAAACATATCTCGTAAAAGGTAGCTTTGATGAGTTACCAGAGTATAAAAAAGAGAATTATCTTGTCGCTTTAGACTCTTTTATAAATAGCTGCAAGAGTGAAAAAACAAAAAAAATCTACAAAGATTTATGCCTGCGTGCAGAGCAAGCCTCAGACCCTGAAATATTTTTAACAAATGAGTTCACCCCATATGAAATTACTATGCACAATAGTAAAAATAATACTTTGCTGACAGGCTACTATGAGGCGCATTTAAATGGTTCACTGGTGAAAAAAGAGCCATATGTTTACCCGATATATGAGACCCCTAATGATTTAGTTGTTATTGATTTAGGTGCTCAGTACGGAGAACTTAAAAACTATAGACTTAGAGGCAGGCTGACTGGAAATAGAGTAGTTCCATATTATGATAGAGAAGAGCTACATGTAAAAACTTTAGATGCTAATATTATTTGCTATACAGACTCTAAAGTAGACCTCTTTTTTTTAGAAGTTCAAGGTTCAGGTCGTGTTACATTTGAAAATGGAGAGACTATTTTTATTGGCTACGATAATCAAAACGGACATAAATACAGCTCTATTGGAAAATACTTAGTCCAAATTGGTGAAATATCACAAGAGAAGATATCTTTGCAGTCAATAAAAGAGTGGTTTGAGAAAAATCCATCTAGAGTTGATGAAGTGCTTAATCATAACAAGTCGATGGTTTTTTTTAGACAAAGCAGACAAGAAGCGACCGGGTCCTTAGGATTAGTTCTTACTCCTGAGCGTTCTGTAGCAGTTGACCCAAGCTTTATTCCACTTGGAAGCATGCTATATCTTAGTGCAGAGATCAATAAGAAAAGTGTTAACAGAGTTGTTATGGCACAAGATACTGGTGGAGCGATTAAAGGGAGTGTGAGGGCAGATATGTTTTTAGGTTTTGGTGATGAGGCGCAAGAGATAGCAGGTGAGTTGAAATCACCTTTAAAATTATGGATACTGCTCCCAAAGAACGAGATTAATTAA
- the recR gene encoding recombination mediator RecR: MRGSLNKFNKLVEALQELPTIGKKSATRLAYHMLIKDSFVGMKISHAIEEGLGCLKKCSSCGGMSEDDLCFICCDERRDNSLLCIVENAKDILLLEENALFDGRYFVLESLDELDMSSLVKMVSSGIKEVVFALTPSIANDAVMLYIEDKLSSFDINYSKIAQGVPTGVSLENIDLLSLTRALEDRVRV, from the coding sequence ATGAGAGGTTCGTTAAATAAATTTAATAAACTCGTAGAAGCTTTACAGGAACTTCCAACAATAGGAAAAAAATCAGCTACAAGACTTGCTTATCATATGTTAATTAAAGATAGTTTTGTTGGGATGAAGATTTCACATGCAATTGAAGAGGGACTTGGTTGTTTGAAAAAGTGCAGTTCTTGCGGTGGTATGAGCGAAGATGACTTATGTTTTATTTGTTGCGATGAGAGAAGAGATAACTCTTTGCTTTGTATAGTTGAAAATGCAAAGGATATACTTCTCTTGGAGGAGAATGCCCTCTTTGACGGTAGATATTTTGTGCTTGAGTCTTTGGATGAACTTGATATGTCAAGTTTGGTTAAAATGGTAAGCAGTGGCATAAAAGAGGTAGTGTTTGCACTTACACCTTCTATCGCCAATGATGCCGTTATGTTGTATATTGAAGATAAGTTGAGTTCTTTTGATATCAACTATTCAAAAATTGCGCAGGGTGTTCCAACGGGAGTCAGTCTGGAAAATATAGATTTACTCTCTTTGACGAGAGCATTGGAAGATAGGGTGAGGGTATAG
- a CDS encoding MlaA family lipoprotein has product MKSIYLVFLILITFNFSGCSLKDIKQPNEIVHSQEDSLLSEFENELKVEEIYDPFGGYNRIMTSFNDGVYEYFLKPVSKGYKAVVHEEIRISVGNFFNNIYFPQRFVNNLLQGKFKNASEETGRFVINTTVGLLGLFDPAKSYFNLVEHKEDFGQTLGFYGVGSGPHIVLPLLGPSNLRDALSLYPDSLLSPVDYEDRSYWTLTDTWLEYTAVRTYEYVNANSLDIERYEEMKKDAVDLYPFLRDIYEQYRENQIKE; this is encoded by the coding sequence TTGAAGTCCATATATTTAGTTTTTTTAATACTAATAACATTTAATTTTAGCGGATGTAGTTTAAAAGATATAAAACAGCCAAATGAGATAGTCCACTCTCAAGAAGATTCACTGCTTAGTGAGTTTGAGAATGAACTTAAAGTAGAAGAGATTTATGATCCATTTGGTGGATACAACAGAATAATGACAAGCTTCAATGATGGTGTTTATGAATATTTCTTAAAACCTGTTTCTAAAGGTTACAAAGCAGTTGTTCATGAAGAGATTAGAATAAGTGTAGGGAATTTTTTTAACAATATCTATTTTCCACAGCGCTTTGTAAATAATCTGTTACAAGGTAAATTTAAAAACGCTTCTGAAGAGACGGGAAGATTTGTAATAAATACTACAGTTGGTCTCTTAGGTCTGTTTGACCCTGCTAAAAGTTATTTTAATCTTGTAGAGCATAAAGAGGACTTTGGTCAAACATTAGGGTTCTACGGTGTAGGCAGTGGACCACATATAGTATTACCACTTTTAGGACCATCAAATTTAAGAGATGCACTAAGTTTATATCCTGATTCTTTGCTAAGTCCAGTTGATTATGAGGACAGAAGTTATTGGACTTTAACTGATACTTGGTTAGAATACACGGCAGTAAGAACATATGAATATGTAAACGCAAATTCACTTGACATAGAAAGATATGAAGAGATGAAAAAAGATGCTGTAGATTTATATCCATTTTTAAGAGATATATATGAGCAGTACAGAGAGAATCAAATTAAGGAGTAG